One Pyxicephalus adspersus chromosome 3, UCB_Pads_2.0, whole genome shotgun sequence genomic window carries:
- the C2CD4C gene encoding C2 calcium-dependent domain-containing protein 4C — MWLLERIRGTVDHSSGRQTGEAGDKSKGGPYSNVLTPDKIPDFFIPPKLMPTEGGGAEGEGVAPKTNIGTSASEQNLSGRRPQRSPRLPTKTTSESRNLVKAANRHIIQIESADEWASEEDLGTNADPQSQTAMSLPYVPKAQTSYGFVTLMESPHTRRKESLFHSDQGSLSPCPSQSSSPSSQRRSGTEGGGGSQLNPSDFGMSLMNPYRYFSGGESDTCSSAESSPFSSPLLSRSVSLLKIFTPDTQSKLMKLKHSVARNSSLSTDECSSADTSPSMPRRRVRGAKGAGVAGQQGTMPLDLLQKEHNLGLSKGGSMRLSAEYDPTNARLRVRLIAAEHLFDKLCDLKGVNCCVVLYLNPGKVHRQRSTIIKNSRNPVFNEDFFFDGLVAGSAKKMSLKLKVLNKGSSLKRDTLLGEKEIPLTALLPFL, encoded by the coding sequence ATGTGGCTTCTTGAGAGGATCCGGGGGACAGTAGACCATAGCAGTGGGCGACAAACCGGAGAAGCTGGTGACAAATCTAAAGGTGGACCTTACAGCAATGTTCTAACACCAGacaaaattccagattttttcaTCCCCCCAAAACTGATGCCAACTGAAGGGGGTGGAGCTGAAGGAGAAGGAGTAGCTCCAAAGACCAATATTGGAACCTCTGCCTCTGAGCAAAATTTGTCAGGCCGCCGCCCACAGCGTAGCCCTCGTTTACCAACCAAAACTACATCAGAGAGCCGGAACCTTGTGAAGGCTGCAAACCGTCATATCATTCAGATTGAAAGTGCTGATGAGTGGGCATCGGAGGAAGATCTGGGTACTAATGCAGATCCACAGTCTCAAACCGCCATGTCTCTTCCATATGTACCCAAAGCACAGACATCCTATGGATTTGTTACTCTTATGGAGAGTCCACACACAAGGCGGAAAGAATCGCTATTCCATAGTGATCAGGGCTCCCTTTCACCATGTCCATCGCAGTCCAGTTCTCCCAGTTCTCAAAGACGGAGTGGAACCGAAGGGGGAGGAGGGTCCCAGCTAAATCCATCAGACTTTGGAATGTCTTTGATGAATCCTTATCGATATTTTAGCGGTGGAGAAAGTGATACCTGTTCCTCTGCAGAGTCCTCACCATTTAGCTCACCACTACTTTCCCGTTCTGTCTCCCTACTAAAGATATTTACCCCAGACACACAGTCGAAACTTATGAAGCTCAAGCACTCTGTTGCTAGGAACAGTTCACTATCCACTGATGAATGCAGTTCAGCAGACACTAGCCCTAGCATGCCGAGAAGAAGGGTACGAGGAGCCAAGGGTGCTGGTGTTGCTGGTCAACAAGGGACCATGCCTTTGGACCTTCTACAGAAGGAACACAACCTAGGTCTCAGTAAAGGAGGCAGTATGAGGCTGTCAGCAGAATATGATCCAACTAATGCTAGGCTTAGAGTGCGATTAATTGCTGCAGAACACCTCTTTGATAAACTGTGTGATCTAAAAGGTGTAAACTGCTGTGTGGTTCTCTATCTAAACCCTGGTAAGGTACACCGTCAGAGAAGCACCATTATTAAAAACAGTCGAAATCCAGTCTTCAATGAGGACTTCTTCTTTGATGGATTGGTGGCTGGTAGTGCCAAAAAGATGTCTCTTAAACTAAAAGTACTGAACAAAGGGAGCAGTCTTAAAAGGGACACCTTGCTAGGAGAGAAAGAGATCCCACTAACAGCGTTGCTACCATTTCTCTGA